A part of Flavobacteriaceae bacterium GSB9 genomic DNA contains:
- a CDS encoding aspartate kinase, producing MQVFKFGGASVKDSEGVKNLGAILHKFGYKNTVVVVSAMGKTTNALEHVVKNYFENKTELQSALQEVKKFHNHILFDLFDDENHAVFKKVAALFDELSALLNVNRSPDYNFVYDQVVGYGELVSTTIISEHLKNIGINNNWIDVRELIKTDNFYRQAHVDWNATQKLTNSKLNKATLTITQGFLGSDANNFTTTLGREGSDYTAAILAYCLNAKIVTIWKDVPGVLNANPRYFENAQLLNHISYREAIELAFYGASVIHPKTIQPLQRKEIPLFVKSFLNPDNPGTQIGKNVTLQPDTPCFIVKKNQVLISLASLDFSFIVEENISEIFALLHQHKMKVDVIQNSAISFSVCFDNIYNNLAPLLQQLKAKFKVTCHENVSLFTIRHYNQAAINQIENGKTLLLKQLTQETIQIVTK from the coding sequence ATGCAAGTATTTAAGTTTGGTGGCGCTTCAGTAAAAGATTCAGAGGGCGTAAAAAACCTAGGCGCCATTTTACATAAATTTGGGTATAAAAATACGGTTGTTGTGGTGTCGGCCATGGGTAAAACCACCAATGCACTAGAACATGTTGTTAAAAATTATTTTGAAAACAAAACCGAGCTGCAAAGCGCGCTACAGGAAGTAAAAAAATTCCACAACCACATCCTTTTCGATTTATTTGATGATGAAAATCATGCTGTGTTTAAAAAAGTGGCCGCCCTTTTCGACGAATTGTCTGCTCTATTAAATGTAAACCGGTCGCCAGATTACAACTTTGTTTATGATCAAGTTGTTGGCTACGGCGAATTGGTTTCAACAACAATAATTAGCGAGCACTTAAAAAATATTGGGATAAACAATAATTGGATCGATGTACGAGAACTGATAAAAACCGATAATTTTTACAGGCAAGCCCATGTCGATTGGAATGCTACACAAAAGCTAACCAACTCAAAATTAAACAAGGCTACACTAACAATCACTCAAGGTTTTTTGGGTAGTGATGCCAATAATTTCACAACAACTCTGGGGCGCGAAGGCAGCGACTATACGGCTGCTATACTTGCATATTGCCTTAACGCGAAAATCGTTACCATTTGGAAAGATGTTCCCGGTGTGCTCAATGCCAATCCGCGTTATTTTGAAAACGCGCAATTACTCAACCATATTTCTTACCGCGAAGCGATAGAACTAGCTTTTTACGGCGCATCCGTAATTCACCCAAAAACCATACAACCGTTACAGCGCAAAGAAATTCCGCTTTTCGTAAAATCATTTTTAAACCCTGATAATCCAGGAACCCAAATTGGAAAAAATGTAACCTTACAACCTGATACGCCCTGTTTTATCGTTAAAAAAAACCAAGTATTGATTTCGCTCGCTTCATTAGATTTTTCCTTTATCGTCGAAGAGAACATTAGTGAAATTTTTGCCCTATTGCACCAACATAAAATGAAAGTGGACGTTATTCAAAACTCAGCCATTAGCTTTTCAGTGTGTTTCGATAACATTTACAATAATTTAGCTCCCCTTTTGCAACAACTAAAAGCAAAATTTAAAGTAACTTGTCACGAAAATGTTTCCCTTTTCACAATTAGACATTACAACCAGGCTGCGATAAATCAAATTGAAAACGGAAAAACCTTGTTATTAAAACAGTTAACACAAGAAACCATTCAAATAGTAACTAAATAA
- the fbp gene encoding class 1 fructose-bisphosphatase, with the protein MAHKKQTLGEFIIENQASFKYSSGELSSLLNSIRLAAKVVNHEVNKAGLVDIIGAVGETNIQGEDQQKLDVYANTKFIQTLTKRNIVCGIASEEEDDFITVNSQDENHGNKYVVLIDPLDGSSNIDVNVSVGTIFSIYRRITPIGTPVTLDDFLQKGSQQVAAGYVVYGTSTMLVYTTGAGVNGFTLNPAIGSFYLSHPDMKFPEDGKIYSVNEGNYIDFPQGIKDYIKYCQKEEGDRPYTSRYIGSLVSDFHRNMIKGGIYLYPQSSKNPKGKLRLLYECNPMAFLAEQANGKASDGVNRIMEIQPTELHERAPFICGSKNMVEKAEEFFQKAQE; encoded by the coding sequence ATGGCACATAAAAAACAAACATTAGGCGAATTTATTATTGAAAACCAAGCTTCTTTTAAATATTCTTCGGGAGAGTTGTCTAGTTTACTCAATTCTATTCGTTTGGCTGCAAAAGTAGTAAATCACGAAGTGAATAAAGCGGGTCTCGTTGATATTATTGGTGCGGTTGGAGAAACTAATATTCAAGGTGAAGACCAGCAAAAACTTGATGTTTATGCGAATACTAAATTTATTCAAACGCTGACCAAAAGAAATATCGTTTGTGGTATTGCAAGTGAGGAAGAAGATGATTTTATCACAGTTAATAGTCAAGATGAAAACCATGGTAATAAATATGTGGTTTTGATAGATCCGTTAGATGGGTCCTCAAACATAGATGTTAATGTGTCGGTAGGCACCATTTTTTCAATTTATCGGCGTATCACACCTATTGGAACACCGGTAACACTCGATGATTTTTTACAAAAGGGAAGTCAACAGGTAGCTGCGGGTTATGTTGTTTATGGAACCTCCACTATGCTAGTGTATACTACGGGAGCTGGCGTAAACGGATTTACGTTAAACCCTGCCATTGGTTCGTTCTATTTGTCGCACCCCGATATGAAATTTCCAGAAGACGGTAAAATATATTCTGTAAACGAGGGTAACTATATTGATTTTCCTCAAGGTATAAAAGACTATATTAAGTATTGTCAAAAAGAAGAAGGCGATAGGCCTTATACTTCAAGGTATATTGGTTCTTTGGTTTCAGATTTTCACAGAAATATGATTAAGGGCGGTATTTATTTATATCCACAAAGCTCTAAAAACCCTAAAGGTAAATTACGATTGCTTTACGAATGTAATCCTATGGCATTTTTGGCTGAACAGGCGAATGGTAAGGCTAGTGATGGTGTAAATAGAATAATGGAGATACAGCCTACTGAATTGCATGAACGCGCTCCTTTTATTTGCGGAAGTAAAAATATGGTAGAGAAAGCTGAGGAGTTTTTTCAGAAAGCACAAGAATAA
- the gltB gene encoding glutamate synthase large subunit: MLTKQGLYLPEYEHANCGAGFICNLKGEKTNQIIHDALEILVKLEHRGGVSADGKTGDGAGLLIDIPHDYFKRVCDFEIPEQREYAVGMVFLPKNKNQYTFCKNTFEREVKAQGLAVLGWRQVPVDSSQLGEIAKTSEPNIEQIFIGKTEDIDEATFKAKLYAARKITEHEILKSKISESSYFYIPSLSTTTLIYKGIIMPEDIGPYYTDLQQIDLVTRLALVHQRFSTNTMPTWELAQPFRFMCQNGEINTLRGNVSRMRVREEIMKSDVFGPQIEKLFPIILPGKSDSASMDMVVELLTHTGRSLPEIMMMMIPEAWEKHKTMSDDKKAFYEYNACIMEPWDGPASVPFTDGDYIGALLDRNGLRPSRYTVTKSGKLIMSSEIGVVNIDPSDIKSHGRLEPGKMFLVDMNEGRIIEDEEIKTKIVSERPYKEWLDKTRLHLRDVPYTNETCPIETIDIKTRQRLFNYTFEDIQEVITPMAIAGKEALGSMGIDTPLAVLSDRPQLISNYFKQLFAQVTNPPLDGIREEIVTDISLNLGKDRNIFSITERQCRKLRIQNPVISNADLEKIRTISIDSFKAETIHILYPKAQGLNGLEDALEDIIVQITKALERGTNIIILSDRGVNKDYAPIPSLLACSYVNHQMNRLRKRSYFDIIIESAEPREPHHFATLFGYGASAINPYMVNEIIRMQVKEGFIENMDEDQAVENFNKAIGKGLLKIMNKIGISTLHSYRGSQIFEIVGFNSAFVEKYFPYTASRIEGIGLYEIEKEINERYKLAYPDNLIDKRLGLNIGGDYRWRRNGERHLFNPTTVAKLQQAVRLSDQASYDVYSKAINEQSENLMTIRGLFEFDNLDPIPIEEVEPWTEIVKRFKTGAMSYGSISREAHENLAIAMNRIGGKSNSGEGGEDRKRFQKDVNGDSRNSAIKQVASGRFGVTSHYLTNAKEIQIKMAQGAKPGEGGQLPGEKVLPWIAAARNSTPFVGLISPPPHHDIYSIEDLAQLIFDLKNANRDARVNVKLVSEVGVGTIAAGVSKAKADVVLISGYDGGTGASPLTSLKHAGLPWELGLSEAQQTLVLNNLRSRIVVECDGQLKTGRDVAIAALLGAEEFGFATAPLVASGCIMMRKCHLNTCPVGIATQDKELRKNFKGTPEHVINFFYYIAEELRGIMAQLGFRTLAEMVGQTHKINANKAIKHYKAKGLDLSSILHRPRAYSQLPVRNTEPQDHNLENVLDFTILKDSHRALYRKEQTNLSYPIKNINRTVGAIVSNEISKIYGHLGLPEDTLNINFTGSAGQSFGAFGAHGLTFTIDGNTNDYLGKGLSGAKLIVRKPAEADFIAANNIIVGNVCLFGAVEGQAYINGIAGERFAVRNSGAHAVVEGVGDHCCEYMTGGRVVVLGKTGRNFAAGMSGGIAYVYDPENKFVNGLCNTESIEFEDISAEDAAELKGLIDKHVLYTDSRLGKSLLEDWDTSLSNFVKVMPTEYKRALKRLETEEEMVEELTTA, translated from the coding sequence ATGCTGACGAAACAAGGACTTTATTTACCAGAATACGAACACGCAAACTGTGGGGCTGGTTTTATTTGTAATCTCAAAGGAGAGAAAACAAATCAAATCATTCACGATGCCTTAGAGATCCTGGTAAAATTAGAACACCGAGGTGGTGTAAGTGCCGATGGAAAAACCGGTGATGGGGCTGGTTTACTTATTGATATCCCTCACGACTATTTTAAACGTGTTTGTGATTTTGAAATACCCGAGCAAAGAGAATATGCCGTAGGTATGGTATTCTTACCAAAAAACAAGAACCAATACACCTTTTGTAAAAACACTTTTGAAAGAGAAGTAAAGGCTCAAGGACTAGCTGTTTTAGGATGGAGACAAGTACCTGTAGACTCTAGCCAACTAGGTGAAATAGCAAAAACTTCAGAACCAAATATCGAACAAATCTTTATAGGTAAAACAGAAGATATTGACGAGGCTACATTTAAGGCAAAACTATATGCCGCACGAAAAATAACAGAGCATGAGATATTAAAATCAAAAATATCTGAAAGCTCATATTTTTACATTCCTAGTTTATCAACAACTACCCTTATTTATAAAGGTATAATCATGCCAGAAGATATTGGTCCTTATTATACCGATTTACAACAAATAGATTTGGTTACCCGTTTAGCATTGGTACACCAACGTTTCTCTACCAACACCATGCCAACATGGGAGTTGGCCCAACCATTCCGCTTTATGTGCCAAAACGGTGAAATAAACACCCTTCGTGGTAACGTAAGCAGAATGCGTGTGCGCGAAGAAATCATGAAAAGTGATGTTTTTGGTCCGCAAATTGAAAAATTGTTCCCTATCATATTACCTGGAAAATCAGATTCAGCATCGATGGATATGGTTGTGGAGCTACTAACTCACACCGGACGTTCTTTGCCTGAAATCATGATGATGATGATTCCAGAAGCCTGGGAAAAACACAAAACGATGAGCGACGATAAAAAGGCGTTTTACGAGTATAATGCTTGCATCATGGAACCATGGGACGGCCCTGCCTCTGTACCTTTTACAGATGGTGATTATATTGGTGCTTTGTTAGATAGAAATGGTTTACGTCCTTCTCGATATACCGTTACCAAAAGTGGCAAACTAATCATGTCTTCTGAAATTGGGGTAGTGAACATCGATCCTTCCGATATAAAGAGCCACGGTAGATTGGAGCCAGGAAAAATGTTCTTGGTAGATATGAACGAAGGCCGCATTATTGAGGACGAAGAAATTAAAACCAAAATAGTTTCTGAAAGACCATACAAAGAATGGTTAGACAAAACACGTTTACACTTAAGAGATGTACCTTACACCAACGAAACTTGCCCAATCGAAACCATCGATATTAAAACGAGGCAACGTTTGTTCAACTACACTTTTGAGGATATCCAAGAGGTAATAACCCCAATGGCCATTGCCGGCAAGGAAGCTTTAGGCTCAATGGGTATTGATACACCTTTGGCCGTTTTATCAGACAGGCCACAACTTATTTCAAATTACTTTAAACAATTATTTGCCCAAGTTACCAACCCGCCGTTGGATGGTATCCGTGAAGAAATTGTTACCGATATCAGCCTTAACTTAGGTAAAGACAGAAACATATTTAGCATTACAGAAAGACAGTGTAGAAAATTAAGAATTCAAAACCCTGTTATTTCTAATGCCGATTTAGAAAAAATAAGAACCATCTCTATTGACAGTTTTAAAGCTGAAACAATACACATCCTCTATCCTAAAGCTCAAGGCCTTAATGGACTTGAAGATGCTCTTGAAGATATTATTGTACAAATCACAAAAGCTTTAGAAAGAGGCACAAACATAATCATACTTTCAGACCGAGGTGTAAACAAAGATTATGCTCCAATACCATCATTATTGGCATGTTCTTACGTAAACCACCAAATGAACCGTTTACGCAAGCGCTCGTACTTCGATATTATCATTGAATCTGCCGAACCTCGCGAACCGCATCACTTCGCTACCCTATTTGGTTACGGCGCTAGTGCCATCAACCCTTATATGGTGAACGAAATCATCAGAATGCAGGTAAAAGAAGGGTTTATTGAAAATATGGATGAAGACCAAGCTGTCGAAAACTTCAATAAAGCTATTGGTAAAGGCCTGCTAAAAATCATGAACAAAATTGGAATCTCTACACTACATTCGTACAGAGGCTCTCAAATTTTCGAAATTGTTGGTTTCAACTCAGCTTTTGTTGAGAAATATTTCCCGTATACTGCTTCAAGAATTGAAGGTATTGGTCTTTATGAAATTGAAAAAGAAATTAACGAACGCTATAAACTGGCGTATCCAGATAATTTAATCGATAAGCGTTTAGGCTTGAATATTGGTGGCGATTACCGTTGGAGACGTAATGGCGAGCGCCACTTGTTTAATCCAACAACGGTTGCCAAATTGCAACAAGCTGTTCGTTTAAGCGACCAAGCTAGCTACGATGTTTATTCAAAAGCTATAAACGAACAATCGGAAAACTTAATGACCATTCGTGGCTTATTTGAGTTTGACAACCTTGACCCTATTCCTATTGAAGAAGTAGAACCTTGGACCGAAATTGTAAAACGTTTTAAAACGGGCGCGATGTCTTACGGGTCTATCTCTAGAGAAGCACACGAAAACTTAGCCATAGCCATGAACCGTATTGGTGGAAAGTCCAATTCTGGAGAAGGTGGTGAAGACAGAAAACGTTTCCAAAAAGACGTTAACGGAGATAGTCGAAACTCTGCCATTAAACAAGTAGCATCGGGTCGCTTTGGTGTAACATCTCACTACTTGACTAATGCCAAAGAAATACAAATTAAAATGGCTCAGGGTGCAAAACCCGGTGAAGGAGGTCAGTTACCTGGAGAAAAAGTATTACCATGGATTGCCGCTGCTCGTAACTCGACACCATTTGTTGGTTTGATTTCACCGCCACCACATCACGATATTTATTCAATTGAGGATTTAGCACAATTAATTTTCGATTTAAAAAATGCTAACCGTGATGCCCGCGTTAACGTAAAACTGGTTTCAGAGGTTGGTGTTGGAACTATTGCTGCCGGTGTATCTAAGGCTAAAGCCGATGTGGTTTTAATTTCTGGTTATGATGGTGGTACAGGAGCATCGCCTTTAACGTCATTAAAACACGCTGGTTTACCATGGGAACTTGGTTTATCAGAAGCTCAGCAAACTTTGGTTTTAAATAATTTAAGAAGCCGAATTGTTGTAGAATGTGATGGTCAATTAAAAACCGGACGCGACGTAGCTATCGCCGCACTGCTTGGAGCCGAAGAGTTCGGATTTGCAACTGCTCCGCTAGTAGCTTCAGGTTGTATTATGATGCGTAAATGCCACCTTAATACATGCCCTGTTGGAATTGCTACACAAGATAAAGAGCTTCGTAAAAACTTTAAAGGCACACCAGAACACGTTATTAATTTCTTCTATTACATCGCAGAAGAATTGAGAGGTATTATGGCGCAGTTAGGTTTTAGAACTTTAGCTGAAATGGTTGGTCAAACACACAAAATTAACGCCAACAAAGCCATTAAGCATTATAAAGCCAAAGGCTTAGACTTGTCAAGCATTTTACACAGACCTAGAGCCTACAGCCAATTGCCTGTTAGAAATACAGAACCACAAGACCACAACCTTGAAAATGTTCTTGACTTTACTATTTTAAAGGATTCTCACAGAGCGCTCTACAGAAAAGAGCAAACAAACCTGTCGTATCCTATTAAAAATATAAACCGTACGGTAGGTGCCATAGTAAGTAACGAAATATCTAAAATATATGGTCACCTTGGTTTACCTGAAGACACGCTGAACATTAATTTTACAGGTTCTGCAGGACAAAGTTTTGGAGCCTTTGGAGCCCATGGTTTAACATTTACCATAGACGGAAATACTAACGATTATCTTGGTAAAGGTTTATCTGGAGCGAAACTTATTGTTAGAAAACCTGCCGAAGCCGATTTTATCGCTGCCAATAACATCATCGTTGGTAATGTTTGTCTGTTTGGCGCTGTTGAAGGTCAAGCTTATATAAACGGAATTGCTGGCGAACGTTTTGCAGTAAGAAACTCGGGGGCTCATGCTGTAGTTGAAGGCGTTGGTGATCACTGTTGTGAATACATGACGGGAGGTAGAGTTGTAGTTCTTGGCAAAACAGGCAGAAACTTTGCTGCTGGTATGAGTGGTGGTATTGCTTATGTTTACGACCCCGAAAACAAGTTTGTTAACGGCTTGTGTAATACAGAAAGTATAGAGTTTGAAGACATTTCTGCTGAAGATGCTGCAGAATTAAAAGGACTCATAGATAAACATGTATTGTACACAGATAGTCGTCTAGGAAAGTCTTTATTAGAAGATTGGGACACAAGCTTAAGCAATTTTGTAAAAGTAATGCCAACAGAATACAAACGTGCATTGAAACGTTTAGAGACAGAAGAAGAAATGGTAGAAGAATTAACAACAGCATAG
- a CDS encoding YtxH domain-containing protein, with protein sequence MSDEKKLNDDLNEALDDAKKGAKKAADGAKEAASDFADDAQKVLSDGKNVAIIAHITLIGWVIALVMNNNDKTELGSFYIRQMLGLLILGLVFMFIPVIGWILNLLILVLWIMSLIGALGGEKKPTPVLGEQFQNWFSAL encoded by the coding sequence ATGTCTGACGAAAAAAAATTAAACGATGACCTGAACGAGGCATTGGACGATGCCAAAAAAGGAGCTAAAAAGGCAGCAGACGGTGCTAAAGAAGCAGCATCTGATTTTGCTGATGATGCCCAAAAGGTGTTAAGTGATGGTAAAAATGTAGCCATTATTGCCCATATTACCCTAATAGGTTGGGTTATTGCTTTGGTTATGAATAATAACGATAAAACCGAGTTGGGCTCTTTTTATATTAGGCAAATGCTCGGATTGCTAATACTTGGTTTGGTGTTTATGTTTATCCCGGTAATTGGCTGGATTTTAAACCTGTTGATTTTAGTACTATGGATTATGAGTTTAATCGGTGCATTAGGCGGTGAAAAAAAACCAACACCAGTACTGGGCGAACAGTTCCAGAATTGGTTTAGTGCGTTGTAA
- a CDS encoding glutamate synthase subunit beta, translating into MGKVTGFKEFDRQDEKYNPVKDRVKHYKEFTEPLTEEEMTTQGARCMDCGIPFCHSGCPLGNLIPDFNHMVYQGEWQKASWLLHATNNFPEFTGRLCPAPCEKSCVLGIIEDPVAIENIEKQIVERAFAEGWIKPQPPKTRTGKTIAVVGSGPAGLAAAQQLNRAGHTVTVFERDDEIGGLLRYGIPNFKMEKEVIERRLDILKAEGIIFKTNVNVGVNYDVDQLKDFDAVVLCGGATERRSLPTPGIDADGVVQAMDFLTQQTKVLFGKKVENQVMATDKNVIVIGGGDTGSDCVGTSNRHGAKSVVNFEIMPKPPGHRSPKTPWPFWPLQLKTSSSHEEGVERNWLINTKEFITDENNKLTALKTVNVEWKMVPGERPQLIEIEGTEKTWPCDLALLALGFTGPESTLADKLGIERDARSNYKAEYGKYQTNIPNIFTAGDMRRGQSLIVWAISEGREAARQVDIFLMGKSDLPTKDMSGDLVAL; encoded by the coding sequence ATGGGAAAAGTAACTGGATTTAAAGAATTTGACAGACAAGACGAAAAATATAATCCTGTAAAAGACAGGGTAAAACATTATAAAGAATTTACGGAGCCTCTAACCGAGGAAGAAATGACCACCCAAGGTGCGCGCTGCATGGATTGCGGCATACCATTTTGCCATAGTGGTTGCCCACTGGGTAATTTAATACCCGATTTCAACCACATGGTATACCAAGGTGAGTGGCAAAAAGCTTCTTGGTTATTACATGCCACCAACAACTTCCCTGAATTTACAGGAAGACTATGCCCAGCGCCATGCGAAAAATCGTGCGTATTGGGCATTATTGAAGATCCTGTAGCCATCGAAAACATAGAAAAACAGATTGTAGAAAGAGCATTCGCAGAAGGTTGGATAAAACCTCAACCTCCTAAAACCAGAACAGGCAAAACCATTGCTGTTGTTGGATCTGGGCCTGCTGGATTGGCTGCAGCACAACAGTTAAACCGCGCAGGACACACTGTAACTGTTTTTGAAAGGGATGACGAAATTGGTGGATTATTACGCTATGGCATTCCTAACTTTAAAATGGAAAAAGAAGTGATTGAGCGTCGATTGGATATTTTAAAAGCAGAAGGCATCATCTTTAAAACTAATGTAAACGTTGGTGTTAATTATGATGTTGATCAATTAAAAGATTTTGATGCCGTAGTACTTTGTGGCGGTGCTACCGAAAGACGTAGCCTACCTACACCAGGAATTGATGCCGATGGTGTTGTACAGGCTATGGATTTCTTAACACAGCAAACCAAAGTTCTTTTTGGTAAAAAAGTAGAAAACCAAGTTATGGCTACCGATAAAAACGTAATCGTTATTGGTGGTGGTGATACAGGTTCAGACTGTGTTGGAACTTCAAACCGTCATGGTGCAAAATCGGTGGTTAATTTTGAAATTATGCCAAAACCACCCGGGCATCGTTCCCCAAAAACGCCTTGGCCATTTTGGCCGTTGCAGCTTAAAACATCTTCTTCTCACGAAGAAGGTGTTGAGCGTAACTGGTTAATCAATACCAAAGAATTTATCACCGACGAAAACAATAAGCTTACGGCTTTAAAAACGGTTAACGTTGAGTGGAAAATGGTTCCTGGCGAGCGTCCTCAATTAATTGAAATTGAAGGAACCGAAAAAACTTGGCCTTGCGATTTAGCTTTATTAGCACTCGGATTTACAGGCCCAGAGAGCACATTAGCCGATAAGTTAGGTATTGAGCGTGATGCACGCTCAAACTACAAAGCAGAATACGGAAAGTACCAAACCAACATTCCTAATATTTTCACTGCAGGTGATATGCGTCGCGGACAATCATTAATTGTTTGGGCCATTTCTGAAGGTCGTGAAGCGGCACGCCAAGTCGATATTTTCTTGATGGGTAAATCAGATTTACCAACTAAAGATATGTCTGGTGATTTGGTTGCTCTATAA
- a CDS encoding lysophospholipid acyltransferase family protein gives MGKPEQIGLVSAKEVAKVIQLNKYGFIGTFIGWLLMKLLKISTLNKIYKRNRHLNDLAFLNAILDDFKIKFEIPEEDLKRLPKDGAYLTISNHPLGGIDGILLLKLMLEQRQDFKIIANFLLHRIEPLKPFIMPVNPFEDRKDARSSIAGFKNSILHLREGHPLGIFPAGEVSTYRDGKLVVDRPWEEAAIKLIKKAEVPVVPIYFHAKNSKLFYKLSKISDTFRTAKLPSELLTQKRRTIKVRIGRPISVEDQKYHTDFKEFSEFLRRKTYMLSNAFEHKSKILDSFSSSLKASKAPKNIVTPVDAALMASEVDALRADGSRLLESKNYEVFLAEAQKVPNILREIGRLREITFREVGEGTNEAIDLDNFDEYYHHMFLWDNDKQVMVGAYRMGLGSQIFDRFGINGFYLQDLFRFDPELYKMMSESIEMGRAFIIKAYQQKPMPLFLLWKGIVHTTLRYPEHNYLIGGVSISNQFSNFSKSLMIEFMKSHYYDPYIAQYVRPKKEFKVKLKDADKDFVFDETEADLNKFDRIIDEVEPGALRLPVLLKKYIKQNAKLVAFNVDPLFNNSVDGLMYIKIADLPESTVRPVMEEFQAELERKFNGENNN, from the coding sequence ATGGGCAAACCAGAACAAATAGGGTTAGTATCTGCCAAAGAAGTGGCTAAAGTTATACAATTGAACAAGTATGGTTTTATTGGTACATTTATAGGATGGTTACTGATGAAGCTCCTAAAAATATCTACACTCAACAAAATTTATAAACGTAACAGGCACCTCAACGACTTGGCGTTTTTAAATGCTATTTTAGACGACTTTAAAATAAAATTTGAAATCCCTGAAGAAGACCTAAAACGACTACCGAAAGATGGGGCCTATTTAACCATATCAAACCATCCGCTGGGTGGTATTGATGGCATTTTGCTCTTAAAGCTCATGCTTGAGCAACGACAAGACTTTAAAATTATAGCCAATTTTTTACTGCACCGCATCGAGCCTTTAAAGCCTTTTATAATGCCCGTAAACCCTTTTGAAGACCGAAAAGATGCAAGATCAAGTATTGCCGGATTTAAAAATTCCATTCTTCATTTACGCGAGGGGCACCCATTGGGCATTTTCCCCGCCGGTGAAGTTTCAACCTATCGCGATGGGAAATTAGTAGTTGACCGCCCTTGGGAAGAAGCTGCCATAAAATTGATAAAAAAAGCTGAAGTCCCTGTCGTCCCTATTTATTTTCACGCCAAAAACAGTAAATTATTCTATAAGTTATCAAAAATTAGCGACACGTTCAGAACGGCTAAACTCCCATCTGAACTGCTTACCCAAAAACGGCGTACCATTAAAGTACGTATAGGAAGACCCATTTCTGTTGAAGACCAAAAATACCACACCGATTTTAAGGAATTCTCCGAATTTTTAAGGCGAAAAACATACATGCTCTCCAATGCGTTCGAGCATAAATCGAAAATATTAGATAGTTTTTCATCGTCTTTAAAAGCTTCAAAAGCGCCCAAAAATATAGTTACTCCCGTTGATGCCGCACTAATGGCCAGCGAAGTCGATGCCCTAAGGGCAGATGGCTCGCGACTATTGGAGAGTAAAAACTACGAAGTATTTTTGGCCGAGGCACAAAAAGTACCCAACATACTCCGTGAGATTGGCAGACTGCGTGAAATTACCTTTAGGGAAGTAGGCGAAGGCACCAACGAAGCGATTGATTTAGACAATTTCGACGAATATTATCACCACATGTTTTTGTGGGACAACGATAAGCAAGTTATGGTGGGCGCCTACCGTATGGGCTTGGGTTCGCAAATTTTTGATCGCTTTGGCATAAACGGCTTTTATCTACAAGACCTGTTTAGGTTCGATCCCGAACTTTATAAAATGATGAGCGAGTCTATTGAAATGGGGCGTGCTTTCATCATAAAAGCGTATCAACAAAAACCGATGCCCTTATTTTTACTTTGGAAAGGCATTGTGCACACTACCCTACGCTATCCCGAACACAACTATTTAATTGGTGGCGTGAGCATAAGCAATCAGTTTTCAAACTTCTCAAAATCGTTGATGATTGAGTTCATGAAATCACATTACTACGATCCTTACATAGCGCAGTACGTTCGCCCGAAAAAGGAATTTAAGGTAAAATTGAAAGATGCCGATAAAGATTTTGTTTTTGATGAAACCGAAGCCGATTTAAATAAATTCGATCGTATTATTGACGAAGTAGAACCTGGCGCATTACGCCTGCCCGTACTACTTAAAAAGTACATTAAACAAAATGCCAAATTGGTGGCTTTTAATGTAGACCCACTGTTCAACAACTCGGTTGATGGACTCATGTATATTAAAATTGCCGACTTGCCGGAAAGCACCGTACGCCCCGTTATGGAAGAATTCCAAGCGGAACTGGAGCGTAAGTTTAATGGTGAAAATAATAATTAG
- a CDS encoding GNAT family N-acetyltransferase, with protein sequence MTFTIRKSVKNDMQQVLELINELAIFENEPNAVEITIEDLEHDGFGENPAFICFVAEVNSKIEGIALIYERYSTWKGRAIHLEDLIVSKSMRGSGIGTALLDEVVKYGHSKGVKRINWEVLDWNEPAIAFYEKKGAKVMRDWDVVQLNEEGIKNYISKI encoded by the coding sequence ATGACCTTTACCATTAGAAAATCTGTAAAAAACGATATGCAACAGGTTTTAGAATTAATCAATGAACTAGCCATTTTTGAAAATGAACCCAACGCCGTTGAAATTACCATTGAAGACCTTGAACACGACGGTTTTGGCGAAAACCCAGCCTTTATTTGCTTTGTTGCCGAGGTAAACTCTAAAATTGAAGGTATCGCTTTAATTTACGAGCGTTACTCCACCTGGAAAGGCCGTGCTATACATTTAGAGGATTTGATTGTGAGCAAATCTATGCGGGGCAGTGGCATTGGAACAGCACTACTGGATGAAGTTGTTAAATACGGCCACAGTAAAGGTGTTAAACGCATTAACTGGGAAGTATTAGACTGGAATGAGCCTGCCATCGCTTTTTATGAAAAAAAAGGTGCTAAAGTTATGCGCGATTGGGATGTGGTACAATTAAATGAAGAAGGCATAAAAAATTACATTTCAAAAATTTAA